A DNA window from Hordeum vulgare subsp. vulgare chromosome 1H, MorexV3_pseudomolecules_assembly, whole genome shotgun sequence contains the following coding sequences:
- the LOC123449687 gene encoding UPF0481 protein At3g47200-like: MEPPAAAAAWPPYYGFPANWSLQPVWAPGFPFESPMWFQQAHAPGSSSGGQLQQVEEEAHFPIQEEEEEEEEEEAQYKTEMKIHDPIQAFAEAAREFKVDIDMRDMKIHRYPASIQRLGVYYTTPTTVAIGPYHHGEGRLKPAEKVKHVAAYHCIMESGRSVQEMYAAVASLAGEARGLYDKDAVAGIGEDDFLPMMFYDACFLVQYMLTCTAGGGGSGMDPSLRSYFDGNDSDIFHDIMLLENQLPWRVVEAVMRFRPVPLEEFITSLKDGLQDRKLTEKKPPALDEGYEPPHLLGLLRFYIVGRSNTRRSRLPQTESMSFSVSAIELAEIGITLTANKTSELIEMGVKKNKRALFAKLSLASLSLDHARASWLANMAALEVCTTPNFQAVDDEESVVCSYLLLLSMMADREEDVHELRRKRLLQGGGGLTNKEALDFFTRLQGLPLGSSYIRTMEEIENYRVKRRKRTKLHAFIYKNLRIIITVFSVLGVLAGIFGSLMSLRRRS, from the coding sequence ATGGAACCaccagctgctgctgctgcatggCCACCCTACTACGGCTTTCCGGCCAACTGGTCCTTGCAACCTGTGTGGGCTCCTGGCTTCCCCTTCGAGTCTCCAATGTGGTTCCAACAAGCACATGCTCCTGGTAGCTCTAGCGGAGGGCAGCTGCAGCAGGTCGAAGAAGAAGCACATTTTCCTatccaagaggaagaagaagaagaagaagaagaagaagcacagtACAAGACCGAAATGAAGATCCACGACCCGATCCAAGCGTTCGCGGAAGCAGCTCGCGAGTTCAAGGTCGACATCGACATGAGGGACATGAAGATCCACAGGTACCCCGCAAGCATCCAACGTCTGGGCGTCTACTACACAACCCCGACGACGGTGGCCATCGGGCCTTACCACCACGGGGAGGGCCGCCTCAAGCCGGCGGAGAAGGTGAAGCACGTGGCCGCCTACCACTGCATCATGGAGTCGGGCCGCTCCGTCCAGGAGATGTACGCCGCGGTGGCCTCGCTCGCCGGCGAGGCCCGCGGGCTCTACGACAAGGACGCGGTGGCCGGCATCGGCGAGGACGACTTCTTGCCCATGATGTTCTACGACGCGTGCTTCCTGGTGCAGTACATGCTCACGTGcaccgccggcggcggcggctccgggATGGACCCGTCGTTGCGCAGCTACTTCGACGGCAACGACAGCGACATCTTCCACGACATCATGCTGCTCGAGAACCAGCTTCCATGGCGGGTGGTGGAGGCCGTCATGCGGTTCAGGCCCGTGCCCTTGGAGGAGTTCATCACGTCGTTGAAAGACGGCCTGCAGGACCGCAAATTAACCGAGAAGAAGCCTCCGGCATTGGACGAGGGCTACGAGCCGCCGCACCTCCTCGGCCTCCTCCGGTTCTACATCGTAGGGAGAAGCAACACCAGGCGCAGCCGCctaccccaaaccgagtccatgtCCTTCTCCGTGAGCGCCATCGAGCTCGCGGAGATCGGCATCACGCTGACGGCCAACAAGACGAGCGAGCTCATAGAGATGGGCGTCAAGAAGAACAAGCGGGCGCTCTTCGCCAAGCTCTCGCTGGCGTCGCTGTCCCTAGACCACGCGCGCGCGAGCTGGCTCGCCAACATGGCGGCCTTGGAGGTATGCACCACCCCCAACTTCCAGGCGGTGGACGACGAGGAGTCTGTCGTCTGCTCGTACCTCCTCCTCCTTTCCATGATGGCGGACCGGGAGGAGGACGTGCACGAGCTGCGGAGGAAGCGTCTCCTGCAGGGGGGAGGAGGGCTCACCAACAAGGAGGCGCTCGACTTCTTCACCAGGCTTCAGGGCCTGCCTCTCGGATCCAGCTATATCCGCACCATGGAAGAGATCGAGAATTACCGGGTCAAGAGGCGAAAGCGGACCAAGTTGCACGCATTCATCTACAAGAACTTGAGGATCATCATTACCGTCTTCTCCGTCCTTGGTGTACTCGCCGGTATCTTCGGCTCGCTTATGTCCCTCAGGAGACGATCTTGA
- the LOC123449679 gene encoding 60S ribosomal protein L35a-1-like, producing the protein MVQGRQGQRVRLYVRGTILGFKRSKSNQYENTSLLQVEGVSTKEDVSYYAGKRIAYVYKAKTRSSGTTFRCIWGKVTRPHGNSGVVRAQFRSNLPATSMGKKVRVFMYPSST; encoded by the exons ATGGTGCAGGGACGCCAGGGCCAGCGCGTCCGGCTATACGTGCGGGGCACCATCCTGGGCTTCAAGAG gtcCAAGTCGAACCAGTACGAGAACACGTCGCTGCTGCAGGTGGAGGGGGTGAGCACCAAGGAGGACGTGTCCTACTACGCCGGCAAGCGCATCGCCTACGTCTACAAGGCCAAGACCAGGAGCAGCGGCACCACCTTCCGCTGCATCTGGGGCAAGGTCACGCGCCCCCACGGCAACTCCGGCGTCGTCCGCGCGCAGTTCCGGTCCAACCTCCCCGCTACCTCCATG GGCAAGAAGGTCCGCGTCTTCATGTACCCCAGCAGCACCTAA
- the LOC123449672 gene encoding ruvB-like protein 1 — translation MRIDEVQSTSKKQRIATHTHIKGLGLDANGTAIGMSAGFVGQAEAREASGLVVDMIRQKKMAGRALLLAGPPATGKTALALGISQELGSKVPFCPMVGSEVYSSEVKKTEVLMENFRRAIGLRIKENKEVYEGEVTELSPEESESSTGGYGKSISHVVIGLKTVKGTKQLKLDPTIYDALIKEKVAVGDVIYIEANSGAVKRVGRCDAFATEYDLEAEEYVPIPKGEVHKKKEIVQDVTLHDLDAANAQPQGGQDILSLMGQMMKPRKTEITEKLRQEINKVVNRYIDEGIAELVPGVLFIDEVHMLDIECFSYLNRALESSLSPIVILATNRGICTVRGTDMTSPHGIPVDLLDRLVIVRTQIYGPIEMIQILAIRAQVEEIEIDEDSLAFLGEVGQQTSLRHAIQLLSPASVVAKANGREKICKADLEDVRGLYLDAKTSANLLHHQQGKYIT, via the exons atgAGGATCGACGAGGTACAGTCGACGTCGAAGAAGCAGCGCATCGCCACCCACACCCACATCAAGGGCCTCGGCCTCGAC gcCAATGGGACGGCGATAGGGATGTCGGCGGGATTCGTGGGGCAGGCGGAGGCCAGAGAGGCGTCTGGGCTGGTGGTCGACATGATCCGCCAGAAGAAAATGGCTGGACGCGCGCTGCTCCTCGCCGGCCCACCTGCCACCGGCAAGACCGCGCTCGCTCTCGGCATCTCCCAGGAGCTGGGCAGCAAG GTCCCTTTCTGTCCTATGGTAGGATCAGAAGTGTACTCTTCAGAGGTCAAGAAAACTGAGGTCCTGATGGAAAATTTTCGTAGAGCTATAGGCTTACGTATAAAGGAAAACAAAGAAGTCTATGAAGGAGAG GTTACAGAGCTTTCCCCAGAAGAATCTGAGAGTTCAACCGGTGGATATGGGAAAAGCATTAGCCATGTAGTAATTGGCCTGAAGACTGTAAAAGGGACTAAGCAACTAAAGTTAGATCCTACAATTTATGATGCTTTAATCAAGGAAAAG GTGGCAGTCGGTGATGTTATATACATCGAAGCTAACAGCGGCGCAGTGAAAAGAGTTGGCAGATGTGATGCTTTTGCTACAGAATACGATCTTGAAGCAGAGGAGTATGTTCCAATTCCCAAAGGGGAAGTCCACAAGAAAAAAGAAATAGTGCAG GACGTTACACTGCATGACCTTGACGCTGCAAATGCCCAGCCACAAGGAGGCCAAGATATTTTGTCCCTTATGGGCCAGATGATGAAACCACGGAAGACTGAAATCACTGAGAAGCTGCGCCAAGAGATCAATAAG GTGGTTAACAGATATATCGACGAAGGTATTGCAGAGCTTGTACCTGGTGTGCTGTTCATTGATGAG GTTCACATGTTGGACATTGAGTGCTTCTCTTATCTTAATCGTGCTCTCGAGAGCTCATTATCGCCAATTGTAATACTCGCTACGAACAGAGGAATATGTACTGTAAG GGGAACTGACATGACAAGTCCCCATGGTATCCCAGTCGATCTCCTAGATAGGCTGGTTATCGTACGGACACAGATATATGGCCCTATCGAGATGATCCAG ATATTAGCTATTAGAGCACAAGTGGAGGAGATTGAAATTGATGAAGACAGTCTTGCATTTCTAGGAGAGGTTGGGCAGCAGACATCTTTGAG ACATGCTATTCAGTTGCTGTCACCTGCCAGCGTAGTTGCCAAGGCTAATGGGAGAGAGAAGATCTGCAAG GCTGATCTCGAAGATGTTCGTGGTCTGTATTTGGATGCAAAGACCTCTGCTAATTTGCTTCATCACCAGCAAGGAAAATACATCACCTAG